In Spirosoma pollinicola, the genomic window AGCCCCGGCCAACCTGATGAAAACTATCCGAAAAAATCGGCTCTGGGTGATGAGCCTGTAAAAAAGGTTACCGAAAAGACGACATCGTTTGTTCAGTTTAGTGGAATCGCCTTTCAAATGCTGGGCACTATTGGGCTTGGGGTTTATGTCGGTATGAAACTAGACGCCTGGCAGAACAATCATCGGCCTGTCTGGACAATTGTTTTATCGCTTACCGCCATTGGCGCTTCGCTCTATTTGTTTATCCGACAATTGACGCGGAAGTGAACGTAGAATTGGATGCCAGCCCGGTCATCAGAGTATTGATTTGAAAACTGCTGACTTTGCTTTAGTGTCGAATATGGTACGTATGTGTATCTAATCACCATTTACGATAAATCGGAAGAGAGTAGTATAAGAAAAGAACTCTTGCTGAAAATAGCCAAAGCTTTATTTGATAAATAAACTTTAGTTTATGTGGTCAATAACCAGTTAAATCTTCCTTAACTAACAGAATAAAATTTGGCAAATTCTTTTTCATGATCCGTATTATTTTATTTACAGTTTTTTTTGCAATTGTATTTTTCGTAGCTGAACGATATTTTGTTTCTTCCTGGGTGCACCCGACCTGGAAGGTTTTATTGATCTTTTTTTTTAGTGTCTCTTTTTTAACTCACCGGCTGGTAGAGTCTGGTTTACAGGGTGATCGGGAACGTTTTGTACCACTCTTCATGGGTGCAACGGTGGCCCGGTTGATATTGGGGCTGGCGTTCGTTGGTTTTTTTCTCTTCCGGCACATCGAGCAGCGTCGAACCTTTATTTTGGACTTTCTTGTACTATATATATGTTACACGGGCTTTGAGATTTGGACGCTTACTCGTAACTTGCGACGCGATTCGTAAAAACGATTTGTCACATCATATGTTGCGTTCGGCTATTAATAAGATTTTATTTGCAACGGCTCTCATTCTGAGCTCGTTAGTAGGTGCTCAGGCACAGGAGCATGCCCACGAGGGTGAAGCGCATGCCAATCATGAAGGGGAGGCAAAAGCCACCAAAGGTAAATTTGATGTCGGGGGCATGATTATGCACCACATTAAAGATGATCACGGCTGGGAGTTTGCCCACGGTGTTACACTACCATTACCCGTCATTTTATATTCTAAAGATCGCGGTCTGGAAGTCTTCTCTTCGTCAAACTTAGCCCACGAAGCTACGTACAACGGCTACAAGAACGTACACGGCAAAATTCACCGGGTCAATGAAGCAGGTGAGGTTGATCACGAAGCGAAAGTCTATAACTTCTCGATCACCAAGAACGTAGCATCATTGCTATTGAGCGCCGTTATTATGTTACTTGTCTTTTCGGCTGTTAGCCGGGGCTATGCAAAAAACAAAGGCAAAGCACCTTCGGGTCTTCAATCGTTCCTGGAGCCGATCATTCTGTTCGTTCGGGATGAGATTGCCAAGCCAAGCATCGGCCCTAAATACACGAAGTATTTGCCTTACCTGCTTACACTGTTCTTCTTCATTCTGGTGAACAACCTGCTTGGGTTGTTGCCGGGTGCGGCCAACCTGACAGGTAATATCACCGTCACACTGGTGTTATCGGTTATCACTTTCCTGATCGTTACGTTCAGCGGAAACAAGCACTACTGGCTGCACATTCTGAAGCCAACGGGTGTTCCTGTAGCGTTGTTGCCTATTATGATTCCCGTTGAGATCGTCGGCGTATTCATGAAGCCATTATCGCTCATGATCCGGTTATTCGCCAATATCACGGCTGGCCACATTATCATTTTAAGTCTGTTGGGCCTGATTTTTATGGCAAACAACATGGGTGGCATGGGCACAAGCCTTGCGATTAGTCCTGTTGTTCTGTTTTTTACCCTGTTTCTGAATTTGATCGAACTGCTGGTAGCGTTCCTGCAAGCGTTCATTTTTACCCTGCTAACGGCTATGTATATCGGTAGTGCGGTAGAAGATCACCACGAAGCCGATCACGGCATTGGCTACGAAGGCGCTGAAGCGCATTAAAATAATGGACAATGTAAAATGAATCATGTCGGCTATTAACGCATTATCCATTAGTCAATTTTACATTATCCATTTTATAAGTTGCAATCTTTTGTTTTTCACTAATAAATACGTTTGAAGTTTATGTTCGCAATGTTGTTTTCTCTGCTGTTAGAAGCTACTGGTAGTGTTTCGGTTATGGGTGCTGCTATCGGCGCTGGTTTAGCTGCTATTGGTGCTGGTCTTGGTATCGGTAAAATTGGTGGTAGTGCAATGGAAGGTATCGCCCGTCAGCCAGAAGCGGCTGGTCGTATCCAAACTGCCATGCTGATCATCGCGGCTCTTATCGAAGCCGTTGCTCTGTTCGCAGCTGTAATTTGTCTGCTGGTTGCTACGGCTTAATCTAGCCCTGGCTTCAGTAGATACCAAATTTGAGTAGGCTGGTTGCATTAGGCACTGGCATCGCTGCTCACCTATTTTCTGGAAACGTTTGCCCGTTTGGGATTGCCAGCGGGCAAACGTTCTCTAACAAAAGATTGAATTGACTTACGATGTATGCATTACGAATTGGTAGTTTGTAACATACATAGTAACCAGCCAAGATATCATAAATCGAACTTTATAAATTGTAAATCGTAAATCCATGGATTTGCTAACTCCCGACCTCGGTCTTTTATTCTGGCAGGTAGTGGTTTTCCTCGGCCTGTTTCTTATTCTTCGTGCTTTTGCCTGGAAACCCATCACAGAAAGCCTGAACGAACGTGAAAATAATATTCAGAGCGCACTTGACCTGGCCGAAAAAACACGTCTGGAAATGACCGCCCTGAAAGCTGATAACGAAAAACTGCTTGCTCAAGCACGTACGGAGCGCGATGCTATTCTGCGTGGTGCTAAAGAAGCTTCCGACAAAATGATCGCTGATTCTCGCGAAAAAGCATCTGCTGAAGGACAACGTATTCTGGAGCAGGCACGCGAGTCGATGCAGAACGAGCGGCAGGCTATTGTAGCACAGATGAAAAAAGAAGTTGTTATCCTCTCGCTTGACATTGCTGAAAAAGTTCTTCGTAAAGAGCTTAGCGATAAAACATCACAGGAGAAATTGGTAACAGACCTTGTATCTAATTCACGCTTAAACTAATTCGATTATGGCAGTCGCTACAGTTGCCGCCCGCTACGCCAAATCGCTATTGGATCTGGCGCAGGAAAAAGGCCTGACCGAGACTATGTATAAGGACATGCAGTTCTTCAAGAATACGGTGGATCAAAGTCGTCCATTAATGCTCATGCTGAAGAACCCCATTGTTCGTGCTGAGAAGAAAAGTGCCGTATTGACTGCCGCATTTAATAAGCGTGTTGATCCCATGACAATGGCGTTTTTTCAAATTATTGCCAAAAAGAATCGTGAGGGCATCATGGATGCCATTGCTGAACAATTCATCTCGCAATACAATAAATTGAAGGGAATTGAACGGGCCAATGTTGTTACAACTGTTCCATTGACAGATGCACAACGTGAGCAATTCAAGGCTATTGTCATGAAAACAACCGGTTGTAAGGTGGTTGAACTGGAAGAAAAACTGGACTCAAAGTTGATCGGTGGCTATGTGTTGAACCTTGGTGACCGTCAGGTTGACGGGTCTATTCGAAGCCAACTGAATGACCTGCGGTTGAAGTTTCTAAATTAAGAAGCCTAAAGCGCGGGTGCTAGTTTGCACTGTGCTCAAAACATAAAGTGGGTTCTCGTGCACGTTCGTTATCCATAAAAAAATGCGCTGGTCAAAACTGACCAGCGCATTTTTTTATGTTGAATCAGTGTGTTACCACCACTTTTCATAACCCTTGGCTGGCTTCCAGGTTGATTTCGGTTCAAAGTGGTGCCAGAGTATAGCTGAAACATTTCTTAGTAGCTCAAATCCTTCGTTTGTCCGTTCCCAGCTTTCGTCTTTCTGGTTTTTTGTCATAATACAATAAACATATTCCCCGTGGGGTGCGTGAACAAATACAACCTCCGAACGCGACTGGTTAACTGCGCCATTCTTACAGGCTGTTTTGATTTCAGATGGAATTTGCGATAAACCGTCATTGTCCCAATACTGACGACCCAGATTTCGATACATTTCGTCGCTGGCATCGGGGCTAACGGCTCTCCCTTGCCGTATGTATGTCAGTAAGTTCGCCATTTCACGAGGGGTGGTTTGCCCCCAGCCGTATTGGGTGCGGCTGGCTTCGCGACCCGGTGTGCGGGAGTTGACCCGTGTCTGATGAAATCCATTTGTTTCCAGCCAGTTATTAATCGCAGTACCGCCACCCGCCAGAGCCTGACACCACAAACTGCCTGTGTTATCACTCACGGTTTCCATGAGCATGACCACTTCGCTAAGCGGTATTTTGGTGCCGTCTTTTAAGGAACCCACAATGCCGTCGTCGTAGTGAAGTGAGTCCTTGTAAACGAGCGGCTCAGTGTATGTCAACTCTCCTTTGTGCAGCTTATCGAAGAGGCCACATTGGATTGGAATCTTGATCGTACTGGCCGTTGGGAAGAGCGTATCGGCGTTGATCGCAACAGTTTTTCCAGTGCGTAAATTGTATACATAAACACCAGCATCGCCCCGAAAGCCACTTAATGCACTACGGAGTTGGCGCTCCAGAGAAGCGTCAACGCGCGTTGTCTGGCCATTGGTAATGAATGTATATGAGAAAAAGAGTGTAAAAAGAAACGAGACGCGCATCAGGATTGTATGGGTTTAACTAATTTGATATGAGTTCGGGTGAAGGCTTCCCGTTCGTAAAAGCGGATGGTATCCGTACGTTTTTGGTTTGTTGTAACTTCCAGATTTACGAAGTTTTGCTCAATGGAAAGCTGATTGAGGGCGGCAATAAGCTGATGTCCGATGTGCTGATTTCGGACTTCTGGCCGGACGTATAACTCCTGTATTTCACCAACTTTGCCGCTGTGATGTAACAGATATTGAACGTGGCAACTCACAAAACCGAGCACATTACCCTGCCGTTCGGCCACAAGGTAATGGATGTGAGGATTACTGAGATTGAAGAAAAAAACCGAATTAAACGCTGTTGTATCCAACGTGGTTTCTTCCAACGCACACACAAAATCATAAATAATTGACGCGTCATTTGGGGTAACGGCGCGAATGTCTACGTTGGCCGGTAAAGTAGATTGAGTAGGCACAATGATTTATAGCGGTATACGCCCTGGAGCGAATTTACGCCTTTAAGTTCGTCAATTTTTGTCCTGTTGCTTACATGTCTATGAACAAAATCATCGCCTTTGCTTTTGCAGGTTTAGTCACGGCCTGTTCGGGGCGGAAAGCTGATACCGACGATACGCAAACGAATCAATCGACTGTGGATACCCTGCCAACTACCTCTTTCGACAGAGACCGGGACTTTTTACGTCAATACCACCCCGACCTGATTGAGCTACAGAATGGTGAGGCACACGCCCTGATTTGTCCAGCCTATCAGGGGCGGGTGATGACCAGTAGTGCCGACGGAAAAGCCAGTTATGGTTGGATCAACTACGACTTAATTAAATCGGGGAAGTTACTGCCGCATATGAATGCCTTTGGGGGCGAAGATCGATTCTGGCTTGGACCGGAAGGCGGGCAGTTTGCGCTCTATTTCAAAAAAGGCGATCCCTTCGACGCCGACCATTGGCAAACACCAGCCGCTATTGACTCTGAACCATTTACCCGTACAGATAGCTCGCAGACGTCAGCTACGTTTACACGTACGGTATCGCTGACAAATTACACGGGCACCCGCTTCGATATTGGTATTGCGCGAACAGTTCGGCTATTAACGAAAGAACTAATAACCAGGCAGTTAGCTGTTAATTCTGAATCGATAAAAGTGGTTGGGATTCAATCTGAGAATTCAATTGCAAATAAAGGGAAACAGGCCTGGACAACAGAAACGGGTATGCCGTCGATCTGGATTTTGGGTATGATGAATGCATCGCCCAAGGCGACAATTATTATTCCCTACAAGCCGGGTAAAGGACAGCCCATAAATGATGCCTATTTTGGCGAAGTACCCGCCGACCGGTTGCGAATGGGAAAAACATCGGCGCTGTTAACGGCCGACGCCAACTTTCGGAGTAAAATTGGCGTGTCGCCCAGCAGGGTTACTGGCTGGATTGGCAGTTACGATCCCACGGCTAAAACCTTAACACTTGTCACCTATGAGGTTGATCCAACGAATATCCGATACGTCAACTCCGCCTGGGAACATCAGAAAGAACCGTTTTCCGGAGATGTTATCAATGCATATAATGATGGGCCGATGAAGCCCGGTCAATCACAAATGGGGAAATTTTACGAGCTGGAGTCTTCATCGCCAGCGGCCGGGTTAGCCCCCGGTGCCAGCCAGCACCACCGGCATACAACATTTCATGTGCAGGGAACGGAACAAGAATTGAATGAGCTGGCGAAACGATTTCTGTTAACGGATTTGACGTCTATAACGGACAAATAGTTTAAACAATTAATATGCCTGCAAGGCATCTGACTCGAAAATATGATTGCCGGTTAATTGTTGCTGTGTTGTTACAAACATGGCATTGGCAACTTTTGACCCCTCAACAGCTCTGTATTTAATCGGAATCAAGGGCTTCAGCACGCGCATGGCCCCCTCGGCAATACGTTCGCCCAGCCGCGATTCAGTACGCCTAGCCGTTGACCGATTGCCAAGAAGGAGGGAGGGTCGGAAAATAAGGAGCGTTGGGAAGTTTAATGAAGCCAAATCGCGTTCTACTTCGCCCTTGACCCGATTATAAAAAAATGATGACTCCGTGTCGGCACCCATCGATGTAACAATAGCGAACTGTTGGGCACCGTTCGCTAAACCAAGGCGGGCAATATCCAGCGGGTATTTGTAATCTACTTTTTGGAAAGCATCTTTGGAACCGGCTTTTTTCATTGTTGTACCGAGACAGCAAAATATATCGTCGGCTTGTGTCACTAATCCATTTGGATGATCGAAATCAAACTGAACTTCCTGTAAGCGAGGATGTTGCCAGCCTAACGATTTTCGTGCTAAAACTTTGACGTTTGAATAGACAGAGGAGTTAACAAGCTGGTGAGTTAATTGATTGCCAATAAGACCTGTTGCACCAAGTACTAAAGCTGTTTTTTGAGTAGGTATAGTCATGTTTAGGAAGAGGCTGTTTTTGCTAATTTAGTCACGTCATTGCTAAGGAAAAGCACCACTAGCCAAATTCTATTTTATGCGTCCAGCTATTTCCATACCTGTTAGATTGTTTTTTATTCTCGCGGGTACTTTATTTTTTTCTTTTCGGCCTAATGATGATGAATTCATCAAACGATTGCTCGAACAGTTTCGTGTTTATATAAACCAGCAACCTACCGAGAAGGTCTATATTCATATCGACCGGGACACCTACCTGACAGGGGAGACCGTTTGGCTGAAAGGATACATGTTCGACGGATACACTCACACAGCGGATACGCTTAGTAGTGTACTGTATGTGGAGTTAGTGGACCCTTATGCCCGGCAGGTTTGCCTTCGGACGCAGCTTCGCGCAACAGGCAGTTATGCCATCGGTCAACTGATATTACCTGATTCACTTCCAGCGGGTTCATATCAACTTCGGGCTTATACCAACCTGATGCGAAATTATTCGGAGAGTTACTTTTTTACGAAGACGCTGACGGTTTTACATGCTGACGATTCGAGCGTGAGGACTACTCCCGTAAAACAAACACAGCCCGACGTTCAGTTTTTACCCGAAGGGGGTCATCTGGTTACTGGATTAACAAGCCGCATTGCGTTCAAAGCTGTTAATTCGGTGGGGCAGGGAGTTGCAGCAAAAGGCTTTGTACTGGATGCGAAAAAAGATACGGTTATTGGTTTTTTTACCACTCACCTGGGCATGGGCCATTTTATGCTCAAGCCTGAACCGGCACAAACCTACACCGCTTTTGTGCCGCTGCCAAACGGCACGCTCGCCAGCTATGCACTACCAGTCATACAGGAACAAGGTGTGGTCATGCAGGTTGAAAACTTGACGAATAAAGACAACGTGCTGGTATATGTGATGCACAACAAAGCCATTACTGATACTGCTGCAACCCTAACACTCGTTGCGCAAGCCGGAGGCCAGATTATTCAGGTGGCCAAAATACCCTTAACCCGAAAAATGGCCGCTGTCCGACTACCTCGGGCGACCTTTCCGGAAGGTATCGCCCAGCTAACGGTTTTTGATGAAACCCAAAAGCCGGTTTGCGAGCGACTAATCTTTATCAATAAGAATGAGCAACTCAATGTTGCGGTCGTAGCAGATAAAGCCTCGTACAAAAATCGGGAGCAGGTTAACCTGACAATAAAAACGACCAATGCCGACGGTAAGCCACTCTCGGCTAATTTATCACTCGCGGCTGTCGATACCAAGTTAGCGCCCGAAGGTGATTCCAATAGTACGACCATTCGCTCTCACATATTGCTTTCGTCTGACCTGGTGGGTACAATCGAACAGCCTGATACCTATTTCAATCCCGAAAATAAAGACCGTTTGTTGCAACTGGATTTATTGCTGATGACACAAGGCTGGCGACGTTTTGCCTGGACTGATGTACTGTCGGGTACTATTCCAGTCCTGAAATACCCATATGAAAAGGGATTGTCGTTAACTGGTAAAGTTGTGCGGCCTAACCAGAAGGACATTGGCGGCACAGTGAAGATGACATTTATTATTGCTAAAAAGGATAGTTCTCGCCAGATTCTGGCAGGCGAAAGCGACGAAGCCGGTAACTTCTGGGCGTATGATCTTGATTTTACGGACACTGCCACGGTGATGATCCAGGGATTGAAAGGTGCAGCCAATCGTAATCTGGTGATTACACTGGATCAACTACTGAAGCCAACTGTTACGATTGTTAAAGTCCCCTATAATCCGATGGAGTTCCGGCGCGACGAGCTAACTGACTTTATCCGCCGAACAAAAGAATATCAGGAAATCGAGCGCCAGATCAGGCAAAATAGAGAGGTCTTGTTGAACGCCGTTACGGTGAAAGCAAAGAAGTATGCGGAACGTGATTCTCGTGTTATTTACGGCACGCCCGATGCAACAGTTAAGTTCGATCAAACGAATACGTCGGGGCGACTAACCATTCTGGATGTTATTCAGGGGCGTATTGCGGGCGTACAGGTAACTGGCAATGGGTTTAACGCGCGCGTGCAAATTCGGGGTGCTGCCAACTTCAATGGCCCTGTAGACCCGCTGTTTGTGCTGGATGGAATGCCAATGGATTTGCAGGCGATCTTAGGGATTT contains:
- a CDS encoding AtpZ/AtpI family protein, which produces MENSPGQPDENYPKKSALGDEPVKKVTEKTTSFVQFSGIAFQMLGTIGLGVYVGMKLDAWQNNHRPVWTIVLSLTAIGASLYLFIRQLTRK
- the atpB gene encoding F0F1 ATP synthase subunit A; its protein translation is MLRSAINKILFATALILSSLVGAQAQEHAHEGEAHANHEGEAKATKGKFDVGGMIMHHIKDDHGWEFAHGVTLPLPVILYSKDRGLEVFSSSNLAHEATYNGYKNVHGKIHRVNEAGEVDHEAKVYNFSITKNVASLLLSAVIMLLVFSAVSRGYAKNKGKAPSGLQSFLEPIILFVRDEIAKPSIGPKYTKYLPYLLTLFFFILVNNLLGLLPGAANLTGNITVTLVLSVITFLIVTFSGNKHYWLHILKPTGVPVALLPIMIPVEIVGVFMKPLSLMIRLFANITAGHIIILSLLGLIFMANNMGGMGTSLAISPVVLFFTLFLNLIELLVAFLQAFIFTLLTAMYIGSAVEDHHEADHGIGYEGAEAH
- the atpE gene encoding ATP synthase F0 subunit C — protein: MFAMLFSLLLEATGSVSVMGAAIGAGLAAIGAGLGIGKIGGSAMEGIARQPEAAGRIQTAMLIIAALIEAVALFAAVICLLVATA
- a CDS encoding F0F1 ATP synthase subunit B, coding for MDLLTPDLGLLFWQVVVFLGLFLILRAFAWKPITESLNERENNIQSALDLAEKTRLEMTALKADNEKLLAQARTERDAILRGAKEASDKMIADSREKASAEGQRILEQARESMQNERQAIVAQMKKEVVILSLDIAEKVLRKELSDKTSQEKLVTDLVSNSRLN
- the atpH gene encoding ATP synthase F1 subunit delta, with translation MAVATVAARYAKSLLDLAQEKGLTETMYKDMQFFKNTVDQSRPLMLMLKNPIVRAEKKSAVLTAAFNKRVDPMTMAFFQIIAKKNREGIMDAIAEQFISQYNKLKGIERANVVTTVPLTDAQREQFKAIVMKTTGCKVVELEEKLDSKLIGGYVLNLGDRQVDGSIRSQLNDLRLKFLN
- a CDS encoding serine hydrolase; the protein is MRVSFLFTLFFSYTFITNGQTTRVDASLERQLRSALSGFRGDAGVYVYNLRTGKTVAINADTLFPTASTIKIPIQCGLFDKLHKGELTYTEPLVYKDSLHYDDGIVGSLKDGTKIPLSEVVMLMETVSDNTGSLWCQALAGGGTAINNWLETNGFHQTRVNSRTPGREASRTQYGWGQTTPREMANLLTYIRQGRAVSPDASDEMYRNLGRQYWDNDGLSQIPSEIKTACKNGAVNQSRSEVVFVHAPHGEYVYCIMTKNQKDESWERTNEGFELLRNVSAILWHHFEPKSTWKPAKGYEKWW
- a CDS encoding GNAT family N-acetyltransferase produces the protein MPTQSTLPANVDIRAVTPNDASIIYDFVCALEETTLDTTAFNSVFFFNLSNPHIHYLVAERQGNVLGFVSCHVQYLLHHSGKVGEIQELYVRPEVRNQHIGHQLIAALNQLSIEQNFVNLEVTTNQKRTDTIRFYEREAFTRTHIKLVKPIQS
- a CDS encoding DUF6786 family protein translates to MNKIIAFAFAGLVTACSGRKADTDDTQTNQSTVDTLPTTSFDRDRDFLRQYHPDLIELQNGEAHALICPAYQGRVMTSSADGKASYGWINYDLIKSGKLLPHMNAFGGEDRFWLGPEGGQFALYFKKGDPFDADHWQTPAAIDSEPFTRTDSSQTSATFTRTVSLTNYTGTRFDIGIARTVRLLTKELITRQLAVNSESIKVVGIQSENSIANKGKQAWTTETGMPSIWILGMMNASPKATIIIPYKPGKGQPINDAYFGEVPADRLRMGKTSALLTADANFRSKIGVSPSRVTGWIGSYDPTAKTLTLVTYEVDPTNIRYVNSAWEHQKEPFSGDVINAYNDGPMKPGQSQMGKFYELESSSPAAGLAPGASQHHRHTTFHVQGTEQELNELAKRFLLTDLTSITDK
- a CDS encoding Rossmann-fold NAD(P)-binding domain-containing protein, translating into MTIPTQKTALVLGATGLIGNQLTHQLVNSSVYSNVKVLARKSLGWQHPRLQEVQFDFDHPNGLVTQADDIFCCLGTTMKKAGSKDAFQKVDYKYPLDIARLGLANGAQQFAIVTSMGADTESSFFYNRVKGEVERDLASLNFPTLLIFRPSLLLGNRSTARRTESRLGERIAEGAMRVLKPLIPIKYRAVEGSKVANAMFVTTQQQLTGNHIFESDALQAY
- a CDS encoding TonB-dependent receptor plug domain-containing protein — translated: MRPAISIPVRLFFILAGTLFFSFRPNDDEFIKRLLEQFRVYINQQPTEKVYIHIDRDTYLTGETVWLKGYMFDGYTHTADTLSSVLYVELVDPYARQVCLRTQLRATGSYAIGQLILPDSLPAGSYQLRAYTNLMRNYSESYFFTKTLTVLHADDSSVRTTPVKQTQPDVQFLPEGGHLVTGLTSRIAFKAVNSVGQGVAAKGFVLDAKKDTVIGFFTTHLGMGHFMLKPEPAQTYTAFVPLPNGTLASYALPVIQEQGVVMQVENLTNKDNVLVYVMHNKAITDTAATLTLVAQAGGQIIQVAKIPLTRKMAAVRLPRATFPEGIAQLTVFDETQKPVCERLIFINKNEQLNVAVVADKASYKNREQVNLTIKTTNADGKPLSANLSLAAVDTKLAPEGDSNSTTIRSHILLSSDLVGTIEQPDTYFNPENKDRLLQLDLLLMTQGWRRFAWTDVLSGTIPVLKYPYEKGLSLTGKVVRPNQKDIGGTVKMTFIIAKKDSSRQILAGESDEAGNFWAYDLDFTDTATVMIQGLKGAANRNLVITLDQLLKPTVTIVKVPYNPMEFRRDELTDFIRRTKEYQEIERQIRQNREVLLNAVTVKAKKYAERDSRVIYGTPDATVKFDQTNTSGRLTILDVIQGRIAGVQVTGNGFNARVQIRGAANFNGPVDPLFVLDGMPMDLQAILGISVQDVDRVDVLKGASAAIYGSRASGGVISILTKRGKSVDEIPREAPPGTLLAKLPGYAPVREFYSPRYDIKKPEHARPDYRTTLHWAPMIQTDIEGKATVSFYTSDAKTDLRIRVEGATLDGRPVVGESRVRVE